The following proteins come from a genomic window of Dreissena polymorpha isolate Duluth1 chromosome 1, UMN_Dpol_1.0, whole genome shotgun sequence:
- the LOC127858758 gene encoding uncharacterized protein LOC127858758: protein MRQKQKQPIRLMKCKAYSREMMMSAYKAVKDDHLPVDRAAIMYGVPKQTLRDRVLNKVKISSRWGKDSLFTHEEEELLVSHLEGLAQVGYGINRSQLNILAGDLAVKLGRRLTDSKLSNNWYYAFLRRWTHRLKVIKPRGLSSTRAAAVTQENIDSYFRDLDAILTKYSLKCKPHLIYNLDETGIQPEHRPSKVITGVSSSKTQAVTSPNTGTTTIVACVNAAGTALPPYYVFKGKRTNDDLLKNAAVGANYAMSDSGWVNGEVLMKYLEEHFLKFVQRGSGDISQPILLIYDGHASHVSIDIVNWAREHNVILFVLPPHSSHALQPLDITCFGPFKSIFHNECHLYMAKQRGRVITKYDIADLSGKAYLKSMTPATIQSGFRKAGISPFDPTKVPAEMIVPSKSFPKIIPELPIRTMKELLDEKLMETAPKAKLEKPKANKNKTQDKKKKPKMGGKAITEDCTYFQLLEYQQQREENNTKEKNK from the exons atgcgtcaaaaacag aaacaaCCTATCAGACTGATGAAATGCAAGGCATATTCTAGGGAAATGATGATGAGTGCATACAAGGCAGTGAAAGATGACCATTTGCCAGTTGATAGAGCAGCAATCATGTATGGTGTGCCAAAACAAACACTGAGGGACAGAGTGTTGAACAAAGTCAAGATCAGCTCAAGGTGGGGAAAAGATTCATTATTCACCCATGAAGAAGAAGAATTGCTTGTTAGCCATCTGGAAGGGTTGGCCCAGGTTGGGTATGGCATTAATCGCTCTCAGTTGAACATTCTTGCAGGTGATTTGGCTGTGAAACTGGGTAGACGTTTAACTGACTCCAAACTAAGCAACAACTGGTATTATGCCTTCTTGAGACGATGGACACACAGGCTGAAAGTCATTAAACCAAGGGGTCTTTCATCAACAAGAGCAGCCGCTGTCACACAGGAGAATATTGACAGCTACTTCAGGGATTTGGATGCTATTCTTACCAAGTACTCCCTGAAGTGTAAGCCACATCTAATTTATAATCTGGATGAGACTGGCATTCAGCCAGAGCATCGACCATCAAAGGTAATCACAGGAGTTTCGTCAAGCAAAACTCAAGCTGTCACCTCTCCGAATACAGGCACCACAACCATTGTAGCGTGCGTAAATGCGGCCGGAACAGCTCTACCCCCTTACTATGTGTTCAAGGGAAAACGGACCAACGATGACCTATTGAAAAATGCAGCAGTTGGTGCCAACTACGCCATGTCGGATTCTGGATGGGTAAACGGGGAGGTATTGATGAAGTACCTTGAAGAACACTTTCTGAAATTTGTTCAACGAGGATCAGGTGACATTTCCCAACCTATACTGCTCATATATGATGGCCATGCTTCACATGTCTCCATTGACATAGTCAACTGGGCAAGAGAGCACAATGTCATACTGTTTGTGCTACCCCCACACAGTTCTCATGCCCTCCAACCATTGGACATTACATGTTTTGGGCCGTTCAAGTCTATTTTCCACAATGAATGCCATCTATACATGGCTAAGCAGAGGGGAAGAGTCATAACAAAATATGACATAGCTGACTTGTCCGGGAAGGCTTACTTAAAATCCATGACACCAGCAACAATCCAGTCTGGATTCCGGAAAGCTGGCATATCGCCATTTGATCCGACAAAAGTACCAGCAGAAATGATAGTGCCTTCTAAATCATTCCCCAAAATCATTCCAGAATTGCCAATTAGGACCATGAAAGAGCTCCTAGATGAAAAGTTAATGGAAACAGCTCCAAAAGCCAAACTTGAAAAACCAAAAGCTAATAAAAATAAGACACAGGACAAAAAGAAGAAACCAAAAATGGGTGGAAAGGCCATTACAGAAGACTGTACATACTTTCAGCTGCTAGAATACCAACAACAGAGAGAAGAAAATaacacaaaagaaaaaaacaaatag